In Tachypleus tridentatus isolate NWPU-2018 chromosome 7, ASM421037v1, whole genome shotgun sequence, a genomic segment contains:
- the LOC143255711 gene encoding uncharacterized protein LOC143255711 isoform X2: MKFAISRIWREPTDHLSNCYFCMVDPSKRRAGKNASAIMYPDLPPSIAPVPHCPEIPVPTPPERKQLFSEENSNSEEEEKVDVVDPDYNFRGAACEINPYNPNQRDLNDLIRDLGLTKSNAELLISNRYNDRIIIVC, from the coding sequence atgaagtttgctatttcaagaatttggcgtgaacctaCTGACCACttaagcaattgctacttctgcatggtggacccttccaaacgtcgggctggcaagaatgcatctgctatcatgtatccggaccttccaccATCCATTGCTCCCGTGCCACATTGTCCTGAGATTCCTGTACctactccgccagagagaaagcagctattcTCAGAAGAGAACAGCAActcagaagaagaagaaaaggtaGACGTTgtagatccagattacaatttcagaggtgcagcttgTGAGATAAACCCATAcaaccccaaccaaagagacctcaatgacttgatcagagatcttggtctaacaaagtcgaatgccgagcttttaaTATCAAACAGGTACAATGACCGAATCATAATTGTATGCTAA
- the LOC143255711 gene encoding uncharacterized protein LOC143255711 isoform X1, translated as MKATLITRPQGWYRGEKRAMKFAISRIWREPTDHLSNCYFCMVDPSKRRAGKNASAIMYPDLPPSIAPVPHCPEIPVPTPPERKQLFSEENSNSEEEEKVDVVDPDYNFRGAACEINPYNPNQRDLNDLIRDLGLTKSNAELLISNRYNDRIIIVC; from the coding sequence gatggtacagaggtgaaaagagagccatgaagtttgctatttcaagaatttggcgtgaacctaCTGACCACttaagcaattgctacttctgcatggtggacccttccaaacgtcgggctggcaagaatgcatctgctatcatgtatccggaccttccaccATCCATTGCTCCCGTGCCACATTGTCCTGAGATTCCTGTACctactccgccagagagaaagcagctattcTCAGAAGAGAACAGCAActcagaagaagaagaaaaggtaGACGTTgtagatccagattacaatttcagaggtgcagcttgTGAGATAAACCCATAcaaccccaaccaaagagacctcaatgacttgatcagagatcttggtctaacaaagtcgaatgccgagcttttaaTATCAAACAGGTACAATGACCGAATCATAATTGTATGCTAA